The following proteins are co-located in the Polymorphospora rubra genome:
- a CDS encoding MHYT domain-containing protein gives MGAMLGLVCTVRLRDASTTGRRVWWLVLAAWGIGGTSIWTMHFMAMLGFRVSGTQIRYDLGLTVASAVLAIVFVAIGLFIVGLGRPSIVKILIGGVLTGLGVAAMHYTGMAAMRLNGRIDYDPVLVGVSVGIAIAAATVALWMAVGVRRPVTIVLSALVMGLAVNGMHFTGMFSMSAHLHSTPSRLEGVTGATLIVPIVLAVIVVAFALAYALVAASTDEDRAGLAFLEAQVADRNVAPAPVNTGPRVTDAGRFNRPR, from the coding sequence ATGGGGGCGATGCTCGGACTGGTCTGCACGGTCCGGCTGCGCGACGCGTCGACGACCGGTCGGCGGGTCTGGTGGCTGGTCCTGGCAGCCTGGGGAATCGGCGGTACGTCGATCTGGACCATGCACTTCATGGCGATGCTGGGCTTCCGGGTCTCCGGCACCCAGATCCGCTACGACCTGGGGCTGACCGTGGCGAGCGCCGTCCTGGCCATCGTCTTCGTCGCGATCGGCCTGTTCATCGTCGGGCTCGGCCGCCCGTCGATCGTCAAGATCCTCATCGGTGGGGTGCTGACCGGCCTGGGGGTGGCCGCGATGCACTACACCGGGATGGCGGCGATGCGGCTCAACGGCCGCATCGACTACGACCCCGTCCTGGTCGGCGTGTCGGTCGGGATCGCGATCGCGGCGGCCACGGTGGCGCTGTGGATGGCGGTCGGCGTCCGCCGGCCGGTGACGATCGTGCTGTCCGCGCTGGTCATGGGGCTCGCGGTGAACGGGATGCACTTCACCGGCATGTTCTCCATGTCGGCACACCTGCACAGCACGCCCAGCCGCCTGGAGGGCGTCACCGGTGCGACGTTGATCGTGCCGATCGTCCTCGCCGTGATCGTGGTGGCCTTCGCTCTGGCGTACGCGCTGGTCGCCGCGTCGACCGACGAGGACCGGGCCGGCCTGGCCTTCCTCGAGGCGCAGGTCGCCGACCGCAACGTCGCACCGGCACCGGTGAACACCGGCCCGCGGGTCACCGACGCCGGCCGGTTCAACCGTCCGCGCTGA
- a CDS encoding DEAD/DEAH box helicase, with translation MSSPAERYAAARRRAAQASAYPALEEFVPELGFDLDEFQREACEALERGSGVLVCAPTGAGKTVVGEFAVHLALRAGTGRPPAAGPAAPVVPPSAVGKLTGGEAAPGAAPVGQGPPGQPVPRKCFYTTPIKALSNQKYHDLVDRYGAERVGLLTGDNAINGDAPVVVMTTEVLRNMLYAGSSTLEGLAYVVMDEVHYLADRFRGAVWEEVIIHLPDSVTLVSLSATVSNAEEFADWLVTVRGETEVVVSEHRPVPLWQHMLVGRRMFDLFHDADAARKHDVHPELLRYSREQMRRLEMGDGRTHGPGWGRSGGRGPRWRGPLRSEVVERLDREGLLPAILFIFSRAGCDAAVQQCLAAGLRLTTPDERAEIRQVVEERITAIPGEDLSVLGYWEWLDGLERGLAAHHAGMLPAFKEVVEELFVRGLVKAVFATETLALGINMPARCVVLERLVKFNGEAHVELTPGEYTQLTGRAGRRGIDIEGHAVVVWSPEVDPRHVAGLASTRTYPLRSSFRPSYNMAVNLVGSVGAAPARALLESSFAQFQADRSVVGLARQVQRNVETMDAYGVEVQCEHGDFDEYFALRMAIGERERALARQGQNQRKAAAVASLERLRVGDVIRIPSGRRAGLAVVLEPGTGGFGEPRPLVLTQDRWAGRVTVGDFTAPAEVLARVRVPKHFNHRSPAARRDLAAAVSGTGLDRHAGRRGGRSRASGEDHQLTQLRAQLRRHPCHACEEREEHARWAERRRRLQGDTDELRQRVAGRTGSLARTFDRVVGMLTARGYLTPEGEMTDAGRMLARIWTEADLLVAECLRRGVWEDLDPAELAAAVSVVVYEARRDFDERAALPRGAVTDAVDATLKMWAELEADEVARGLEATRDPDLGFAWPIYRWARGEALAKVLASGNLEGEMPAGDFVRWARQVVDLLGQLSTAGGASARVRSTARQAITAINRGILGYLPTG, from the coding sequence ATGTCTAGCCCCGCCGAGCGGTACGCCGCGGCGCGCCGCCGGGCCGCGCAGGCCAGCGCATACCCCGCCCTGGAGGAATTCGTCCCGGAACTCGGCTTCGACCTGGACGAGTTCCAGCGCGAGGCGTGTGAGGCGCTGGAGCGTGGCAGCGGGGTGCTCGTGTGCGCGCCGACCGGCGCCGGCAAGACCGTCGTCGGCGAGTTCGCGGTGCACCTGGCGCTGCGCGCCGGCACCGGCCGGCCACCGGCCGCCGGTCCGGCCGCGCCCGTCGTACCGCCCTCGGCTGTCGGGAAGCTGACGGGCGGTGAGGCCGCCCCGGGCGCCGCCCCCGTCGGGCAGGGCCCGCCCGGGCAGCCGGTGCCGCGCAAGTGCTTCTACACCACGCCGATCAAGGCGCTGTCGAACCAGAAGTACCACGACCTGGTCGACCGGTACGGCGCCGAGCGGGTCGGCCTGCTGACCGGCGACAACGCGATCAACGGCGACGCGCCGGTGGTGGTGATGACCACCGAGGTGCTGCGCAACATGCTCTACGCCGGCTCCAGCACCCTCGAAGGGCTGGCGTACGTGGTCATGGACGAGGTGCACTACCTCGCCGACCGGTTCCGCGGCGCGGTCTGGGAAGAGGTGATCATCCACCTGCCGGACTCGGTGACCCTGGTGTCGCTGTCGGCCACCGTCTCCAACGCCGAGGAGTTCGCCGACTGGCTGGTCACCGTACGCGGCGAGACCGAGGTGGTGGTCAGCGAGCACCGACCGGTGCCGCTGTGGCAGCACATGCTGGTCGGGCGGCGGATGTTCGACCTGTTCCACGACGCCGACGCGGCCCGCAAACACGACGTGCACCCCGAACTGCTGCGCTACAGCCGCGAGCAGATGCGGCGGCTGGAGATGGGCGACGGCCGTACCCACGGGCCCGGCTGGGGGCGCTCCGGAGGGCGGGGACCGCGCTGGCGTGGCCCGCTGCGTTCCGAGGTCGTCGAACGGCTCGACCGTGAGGGTCTGCTCCCGGCGATCCTGTTCATCTTCAGCCGGGCCGGCTGCGACGCCGCCGTACAGCAGTGCCTGGCCGCCGGGCTGCGGCTGACCACGCCCGACGAGCGGGCCGAGATCCGCCAGGTCGTCGAGGAGCGGATCACCGCGATCCCGGGCGAGGACCTGTCGGTGCTCGGCTACTGGGAGTGGCTCGACGGGTTGGAGCGCGGCCTGGCCGCCCACCACGCCGGGATGCTGCCGGCGTTCAAGGAGGTCGTCGAGGAGCTCTTCGTCCGGGGCCTGGTCAAGGCGGTCTTCGCCACCGAGACCCTGGCGTTGGGCATCAACATGCCGGCCCGGTGCGTCGTCCTGGAACGACTGGTCAAGTTCAACGGCGAGGCGCACGTCGAGCTGACGCCGGGGGAGTACACCCAGCTCACCGGGCGGGCCGGCCGGCGCGGCATCGACATCGAGGGGCATGCCGTCGTCGTCTGGTCGCCGGAGGTCGACCCGCGGCACGTGGCGGGGCTGGCGTCGACGCGTACGTATCCGTTGCGGTCCAGCTTCCGGCCGTCGTACAACATGGCGGTGAACCTGGTCGGCTCGGTGGGTGCCGCGCCGGCCCGGGCGCTGCTGGAGTCGTCGTTCGCGCAGTTCCAGGCGGACCGTTCGGTGGTCGGCCTGGCCCGGCAGGTGCAGCGCAACGTCGAGACCATGGACGCGTACGGCGTCGAGGTCCAGTGCGAGCACGGCGACTTCGACGAGTACTTCGCGCTGCGGATGGCGATCGGGGAGCGGGAACGGGCGCTGGCCCGGCAGGGGCAGAACCAGCGCAAGGCGGCGGCCGTCGCGTCCCTGGAGCGGCTGCGGGTCGGCGACGTGATCCGGATCCCGTCCGGGCGCCGCGCCGGGCTCGCCGTCGTACTCGAACCCGGGACCGGCGGGTTCGGTGAACCCCGGCCGCTGGTGCTGACCCAGGACCGGTGGGCCGGCCGGGTGACCGTCGGCGACTTCACCGCACCGGCGGAGGTGCTGGCCCGGGTCCGGGTGCCCAAGCACTTCAACCACCGTTCGCCGGCCGCCCGCCGGGACCTGGCGGCGGCGGTCAGCGGCACCGGGCTGGACCGGCACGCCGGCCGGCGGGGCGGTCGGTCCCGGGCCAGCGGCGAGGACCACCAGCTCACCCAGTTGCGCGCGCAGCTGCGGCGGCATCCGTGCCACGCCTGCGAGGAGCGCGAGGAGCATGCCCGCTGGGCGGAACGCCGGCGTCGGCTGCAGGGCGACACCGACGAGCTGCGGCAGCGGGTCGCCGGCCGGACCGGCTCGTTGGCGCGTACGTTCGACCGGGTGGTCGGCATGCTGACCGCGCGCGGCTACCTGACCCCCGAGGGGGAGATGACCGACGCCGGGCGGATGCTGGCCCGGATCTGGACCGAGGCCGATCTGCTGGTGGCCGAGTGCCTGCGCCGTGGGGTGTGGGAGGACCTCGACCCGGCCGAGCTGGCCGCGGCGGTGTCCGTCGTGGTGTACGAGGCCCGTCGGGACTTCGACGAGCGGGCCGCGCTGCCCCGGGGTGCGGTCACTGACGCCGTCGACGCGACGCTGAAGATGTGGGCCGAACTGGAGGCCGACGAGGTCGCCCGCGGCCTGGAGGCGACCCGCGACCCGGATCTGGGGTTCGCCTGGCCGATCTACCGGTGGGCGCGCGGCGAGGCGCTGGCGAAGGTGCTGGCCAGCGGCAATCTGGAGGGCGAGATGCCGGCCGGCGACTTCGTCCGGTGGGCGCGGCAGGTCGTCGATCTGCTGGGCCAGCTCTCGACGGCCGGCGGCGCCTCGGCCCGGGTCCGTTCCACCGCCAGGCAGGCCATCACCGCGATCAACCGAGGCATCCTCGGCTATCTGCCGACCGGCTGA